The Raphanus sativus cultivar WK10039 chromosome 6, ASM80110v3, whole genome shotgun sequence sequence TGAAGAACGCCTCGACCCAAAGCTGTTGTGGTACTTTACTCTCAAACATCATCGCAGTACCTAACTCAGTAATATGTCTGTGCTTCCGTTCCGACACACCGTTCTGCTGCGGTGTGTGAGGACATGAGATCCTTTGTCTGATACCGTGCTTTTCCAGATGACTCAAGAACTCTTTACTGATGAATTCACCCCCACCATCACACTGGAACTGACCAATTCTGTGTTGATATTGATTCTCTACCAAGGTTTGAAAGCGTTTAAACACAGAAGAAAACTCTGATTTGAGCTTTAAAGGGTAGAACCAAGTGTATTTGGAATAATTATCAATGAAAATAACATAGTACTTGAATCCCTGAGCTGACACCACAGGGCTAGGTCCCCACAAGTCACAGTGAATACGTTCCAAAGGACGATGTGAGACCGATTCAGAATCTAAAAACGGAAGCTTAGAACTTTTTCCTAAATTACAAGCATCACAAAACAGACGTGTGCTTGTTTTATTCATAACTATGGCTGAACTCCGAGACAGTTGTTGAAGGACTTCCATGTGTGTGTGACCCAGCCTCTTGTGCCACACAGCTTCACTTGTAGCTTGCTGTCTTGTAGAGTAGAAAGCTTTAAACTTCTCGTCCTTCAACACATACAGGTTCTTATGCCTTTTTCCTTGAGTTATCACCCTCCTTGTTGCTTTGTCCTTTACACAAACAGATTCAGCATCGAAAGTAAACTCACAGGGGTAATCAGCAGTTAACTTTGACACAGACAAGAGTGATTTGGTTATTCCTGGACATATCAACACATCATTGAGAGGTAAAGTACCTTGTGGAGTTTGAAGGGAGATAGAACCGACATGAGTGATTGGCAAGTAATCACCGTTACCAACCATGACCTGATCATTACCCAAATATGGCTCCGAAGACTGCAACTGAGACTGATTGCTGGTGATGTGAGCAGATGCGGCAGAGTCTGGATACCACTCTTGTCCAGCATTTGCAGAGTTGTCAGAAACCTTCAGAGCAGCAAGTGCAGTGTGAACTGACTCAGGAGACTGAAAGTTTTCATCGAAACGGTTGTAGCATCTTGCAGCTGTGTGCCCAAAACGACCACAAATCTGGCATGTGGGGCGTGAGTTTGATGTATTGCCTCCTGCAAACTGCTGCTGAAATCCTCTGCCGCGAGTGGAGTAGGATGTGTTGCCTCTGCCTCTGTAACCTCCACGGTGGTTATAGCCGCCACGACCTCGAGGATTGTAGCCTCTACCAGCATGAAAAGCTAGATGGGGGTTGACTTCAGCAGGTTGTGCATACACCTTGAGCTTATCTTCGAACGCAATGAGCTTGAACACGGCATCTTCAAAGCTCATCTGAGTGGGAGAATCCATTGAAAGCTCTATGACCGTACAAATAGATTCGTACTCTTTGCCTAACCCACTCAATGCACCATAGACCATCTCTTGTTCAGAGACAGGACATCCTATAGAGTGTAGTTGATCACACACGCTCTTAACATCACCAAGATACTCAGTCATCGACTTCTGTCCTTTTGACATACCTTGCAACTTCCTCTGTAGATCAAGCTTCCGAGTGGCTGAGACGCGGTTATATTTCTGCCCGAGAGAAGTCCACACTTCCTGCGCTGAATGTAAACCGTAAACAGACCGCAGTGCTTCTTCCGACAGAGACCCAAACAACCACGCCATGACCAACTGATCCTTACGCATCCACTTGGGAAACTCAGGATTTGCTTCCTCTGTAACAACATCACCATCCCTTCTCGTGACTGTGGGTAATGGCCGAGGAGTAGATCCGTTGAGAAAACCCAAAAGAGATTGACTTGAAAGAAAAGACTCAAACTGTGTTTTCCAGAGAAGATAGTTTGAAGAAGATAGTTTTAGAGTCACGCATTGCGAGATACTCAGAGATGGAGTAGAAATAGCTTCGATGGACTCCTccatggctctgataccatgtgagtgcCAACACGAAAGcttgagaaagaagaaaactctgttttattaaaaatgattttcaaCCTTTTTTTCTTGGTCTCAGACCCCTTACATCATTATATACAAAGCTTAGATCTTATCCTTTCATTCAAACGTTAGCATACGACCGCACAGCTGTCAAGACAGCTAAATCTATTCGTTGTAACCATACTGTGAGCTGGCTCGTACGTACAACGCTCACGCAAGAGCTGTGTGTTGACAGTCTTGACAGAAGACGACGAAGTCTGCTTGTTGGGCTGAGACACGCTGATCTGTTTCTCACACGTTTGGGCTTCATACACAGGCCCAACATTACTATTGTCTTTAGGTTCTAAACTGTGgaatatttttgcttttataaatTGTACGTGACACGGTAAATTAAACTTGCAGAAAGGACAAATATGGACAATGGAGACATAGCCGTTGATTTTTATCATCGATATAAGGTATGGTTTtacgtttttttatttttacttagtaactattattttaatatactttttattttattttaatataattgcCCACTACAAAATCATTTGAAACGTTTTTTACGAAAAGAAATTCTTGAAAAAAGTAGGTGGgacttaaaaaaaagaaaaaaaaagtgtatgGGATACAGAAATTAATCCAAACCTTAGTTTAACAACATTTTGTCTTCTTTTGTGCGTTTAGCTAATATTTACCTTAAATTCACGTAACAAACGAGCAGGATGACATCAAGTTGATCAAGCAAATGAATATGGATACTTTTAGATTTTCCATCTCTTGGTCAAGAATACTACCAAGTGAGTACTACTTCAAATTTCGAAATGATTGACAAATAACAACTTCATGGTTCAATCTTATATGGATGTATATACTTAACCATTTGTCGATCtttcaaattttgaatattCAGGTGGGAAACTAAGCGATGGGGTAAACAACGAAGGAATTCAATTCTATAAAAACCTCATTGATGAAATCCTCAAAAACGGTGAGAATCATATGCTCAAACcagtgtgtatatataattatatatattactagCTATTTCtgttcaaaattttcaatgatTTCTGATCATTATATATTCAAACATACACACAGGCATAAAACCTTTTGTAACCATCTACCATTGGGATATCCCTCAAGCTTTGGACGATGAGTACGGTGGATTTTTAAGCCCTCGAATCATGTGAgtaaaaagatttataaaaaatattcttcCATTACTTACCATATATAATAAACTCAAACACGTaaggttataattttttttaaaattatgttgaTGTTTGCGACAGTGATGATTTCCGGAACTTTGCAAAAGTCTGCTTTCAAGAATTCGGTGACAAGGTCGATATGTGGATAACATTCAACGAGCCTTATATTTATAGTGTTGCGGGTTATGACAAGGGCAACAAAGCAATGGGACGATGCTCAAAATGGGTAAACAGCTTATGCGTGGCTGGTGATTCAAGCACCGAACCTTATATAGtttctcatcatcttcttctagCTCATGCTGCAGCTGTTGAAGAGTTTAGAAATTGTGACaaggtatatatattattggACTATATTAAAGGGCGGAAAATATGTGTATAGTTAACATTTTGAAATCTGTTTGTGATACTAATAAATTTGGTTTTGCAAAACAGATCTCCCAAGATGGAAAAATAGGCATAGTGTTATCACCATTTTGGGTCGAACCTTATGATGTTAATTCCCATGCTGATAAAGAAGCAGTTGAACGAGCTCTTGACTACTACCTTGGTTGGTAAGTTATATCTCATTTACAAGTTTTATTGATAATTCTAATAAATTAGTGTAAGAATTAATCCGCctatctttgtttctttttatttatacagGCATCTTGATCCTCTAGTCTTCGGGGACTATCCAAAAGCAATTAAAAGAAACGCTGGAAAAAGATTGCCTTCGTTCACCAGAAAACAGACTGAAATGATAAGAAACTCGTTTGATTTTATTGGAATAAACTACTACAGTGCTCGATATGTCACACGCCAACTTCAGAGAGACCCTTCACGACTTCGTTTCACCACCGATCAACACGTGGAGTACAAAGGTAAGAACctcaaatattcaaaataaataaaagaaaagcaGGCTAAGCAGTTTTCTAACTGGTGATGTAtagtatatagttttttttaacacaaaaaaaTGAATAGTATATAGTAATTACccaaaaaattactaaaactgataatatttctttcttctctttgtttttattagTGACAAATCGTGACGGCGACTACATTTCCTCAGAATCGGTATGAATTACAACATCTCTCAAAATATTATTGGCTTATATGTACAAATTTCAGAACAAAGACTAATTTACAtttgttctttgatttcttCAATTTCAGGATGAACTCAAATTTATCTATGTATATCCCGAGGGCCTACGAAAGCTtctaaatcatattaaaaataaatacaacaaCCCAACTATCTACATAACTGAAAACGGTAACATTCTAAGAATTACTTTCAGCTATTTCACTAATTATTATCTaatcgttttttttctttattttattagtttaataaCCACTCAATAAATTACAGGATATGATGACTACGATGTTGGGACAGTTCCACGTGCTCAACTATTAAAGGACACGAAGAGAATACAGTACCACGAGAAACATTTTCAAGAACTACATAAAGCCATCACGTAAGAAAACTTCAGTATCTATAAAAAGTTGAATAAGTATAGTGACAACTAATCTTAAGTGATAGTTATCTAATATTAATAATGTATTGCAGCGAGGATGGGTGTGACGTTAGAGGCTATTCCGCATGGTCGTTGTTGGATAACTTCGAATGGGAACATGGATACACGATGAGATTTGGTCTATACTACGTTGATTATGCAGATGGTCTAAAACGATATGCTAAAGATTCAGCCAAGTGGTTCAAAAAGTTCCTGGAGAGAAAGGAGAAAGTAACATCGTTGGGTCTGTTTAGTAGCATCAAGAAATGGTGGTCTGCGTTGCAGATTGTCTAACTTCTTTGAAGAATGAATCAAAGCATGATAAACAAACAACTAGAGTCCTTGTTCTATAggaaattatatatacatgtttgtAGCGTACACAATCATTCTTTTACAAagtaaattgtaaattttgcAGAAGTGCTCTAGAAACAGTAAATATTGGATGTACGTATGAATATACTCACACAATCATtcttttattactatttttgtttattttatctttttattttttaaaattaaatattaaatattttattttctttaaaaaaatatgtatataaatgaAACAATATGAttggagaaattcttgggttcacccctagagtgaacctttaggttcacccaaccaatatgattttgttatttcatattcagtatattttaaaaaaaaattaaaaaattatcaaattttattatattttaaaaataaaaataaaaataaataaaaaataataataattgcaaacaaaaacacgtttaaaaattatatttttaatacctttaaccaacactaaaccctaaatcctaaatcctaaacccttgggtaaaccctaaattccaaaacacttggataaattctaaatcctagagtttaggatttattcaagagtttagggtttacccaagggtttatagtttagtatttagggtttagagtttagtgttttgatgattgtgttaaaagtatattttttaaaaaatcaaaagatttatgatttatccaaaggtttaccatgggtttagggtttagtattttgttgacggtattttaaatataattttttttgctactactattattttctatttattttttatttcaaaaacataataaaacttgacaatattttgtttctttttttttaaagatactaaatataaaataacgaaatcttattggttgggtgaacctaaaagttcactctaggggtgaacccaagtatttctcatATGATTGGTTGATGAACCTAAATGTTTACCTTAACATGAATCCAAGAAAAACTCATAAATACCGGACGGTGTTTAActtccataatttttttttaatttccataATTAGTCTTTTCAGTTTTGATAgtttaatctttttaatataGGTTTACTTTATCTAGTCAACTAATGCCATCAGCAGCGACCAAAAACTACTAGAGTCtctctaacaaaaaaaatatattttattatttaatttatgtttccGTTTTGGAAATTAACTTTAACAAGCAGAAAGGAGACACCTGTAGATTTAATGTCAACATCATCTTTTTATAAAGAAGCATACCTTCCATGTCTCTTTaatcatctctctctttccttagtatatttttacaaatattttattcatgaGAGATTCAAAGAAAAACTTTCACAGGAGATTCCTTAATAGTTAAATAATATAAGTcgttattttagtaaatatttcttttgtttctttttatatgatattttagtataaatacacaaattaaaaaaattactttattaaaGCTTTAACTACAACAGAACAAATAACTAAAAGTAATTAATTATTGATGTTCTAAATAAATAAGACAAAAGACTAcacattaatttttaatatttttaattagttattttgatagttttacggatttgtttttgtttttttgttgaattttttttaagactcgatatataatttgataagcCAATGATTTTTTCCGTGTTAACCAATATgatagaaaatttcaaaaaatcatACAAATAGAAACTAAATTATTCTTTATAACATCATATATAGAAAAATGAGGGAGTATAATATTTTACAAGATAATTATTTAGATTATCGTGttcgagctctcacgttaaaagttagagtgattaattttgtttatgtcCTTAATGaatattatacataaaaatttgccataaaataaaacgaatttaaattttgtttaggtagataagtgattaaaataattaaaaagataattactATATTATAATGTTATctgcaaataaaaatgaattgaaaatttatttgattaggtaaaatattttaactaaaaagataattactatatatattatgttgttatctgaacatatgttttaataaaaaaaaagttaaaaacagaaacattactaAATGTTAATCAagtaaaattcttaattttatataactaaaagagaatattgattgatttataatatttagttattagtaataaatataattacaaaaaactctcaaatatttataatacgtaatttttttgaaataagaacataaacaataaattattactataatttttaattaatcatacatgtattaataagtaattataaaacACCTAGTTAATAGAATAATAGTAATCAAACAGAAAATTAAGCAAGCAACTATAATTGTTTTTCTCGGTTAAGTCGCACAACTGATGTGTAAGAAATCTATGTTCcatactaataaataaaaaacataaaagaatatTAGGTCAGACAAatattgaaaaggaaaaaataaatcaagcaaaaaatatatatattttaaaagaatagaACTGTGAGaaataaagttaaataaaataaactgaacctaaatttttaaatggaAATAGCGTACATGTCATCTACATGGCTTCAcccataaaataataatagtaataaaaattagttattggttaataataataataataataataataatataataatagtaataataataatagtaataataatagtaattgaCTTAATTAAATGTTATCTCAAGTGTGAGCTTCAATCAAATGTGGGTTTCTTGATTCCATCCAGGACAGCCCATTTTTATGTCTTGAACCTATTTAGGCCCTGGCCCAGTCGTGTAACACTATTAAACCAGTAATTTCCTAGATTATCTTAAATATCCAAAAACACTACTACAGAGGATCATAGTTTCGTTTTGGCTGGGATGGATTCCGATATCCAGGGAAATTTGGGGTAT is a genomic window containing:
- the LOC108851918 gene encoding beta-glucosidase 31-like isoform X1; amino-acid sequence: MAIKLALVVTLFLVSCAVSKGRSLRFSIKQLDRYSFPPNFSFGVGSSAYQYEGAVAEGGRTQSIWDNFTHAYPERTNMDNGDIAVDFYHRYKDDIKLIKQMNMDTFRFSISWSRILPSGKLSDGVNNEGIQFYKNLIDEILKNGIKPFVTIYHWDIPQALDDEYGGFLSPRIIDDFRNFAKVCFQEFGDKVDMWITFNEPYIYSVAGYDKGNKAMGRCSKWVNSLCVAGDSSTEPYIVSHHLLLAHAAAVEEFRNCDKISQDGKIGIVLSPFWVEPYDVNSHADKEAVERALDYYLGWHLDPLVFGDYPKAIKRNAGKRLPSFTRKQTEMIRNSFDFIGINYYSARYVTRQLQRDPSRLRFTTDQHVEYKVTNRDGDYISSESDELKFIYVYPEGLRKLLNHIKNKYNNPTIYITENGYDDYDVGTVPRAQLLKDTKRIQYHEKHFQELHKAITEDGCDVRGYSAWSLLDNFEWEHGYTMRFGLYYVDYADGLKRYAKDSAKWFKKFLERKEKVTSLGLFSSIKKWWSALQIV
- the LOC108851918 gene encoding beta-glucosidase 32-like isoform X2; this encodes MDNGDIAVDFYHRYKDDIKLIKQMNMDTFRFSISWSRILPSGKLSDGVNNEGIQFYKNLIDEILKNGIKPFVTIYHWDIPQALDDEYGGFLSPRIIDDFRNFAKVCFQEFGDKVDMWITFNEPYIYSVAGYDKGNKAMGRCSKWVNSLCVAGDSSTEPYIVSHHLLLAHAAAVEEFRNCDKISQDGKIGIVLSPFWVEPYDVNSHADKEAVERALDYYLGWHLDPLVFGDYPKAIKRNAGKRLPSFTRKQTEMIRNSFDFIGINYYSARYVTRQLQRDPSRLRFTTDQHVEYKVTNRDGDYISSESDELKFIYVYPEGLRKLLNHIKNKYNNPTIYITENGYDDYDVGTVPRAQLLKDTKRIQYHEKHFQELHKAITEDGCDVRGYSAWSLLDNFEWEHGYTMRFGLYYVDYADGLKRYAKDSAKWFKKFLERKEKVTSLGLFSSIKKWWSALQIV